The following are encoded in a window of Paraburkholderia sp. HP33-1 genomic DNA:
- a CDS encoding 3-hydroxyacyl-CoA dehydrogenase/enoyl-CoA hydratase family protein — MSNLIIRKVAVLGAGVMGAQIAAHLINAKVPVLLFDLPAKEGPKNGIALKAIENLKKLSPAPFGVKEDAQYIQPANYDDDIAKLAECDVVIEAIAERMDWKHDLYKKVAPHIGPNAIFATNTSGLSITALSEGFADDLKARFCGVHFFNPPRYMHLVELIPTATTRPEILDQLETFLTSVVGKGVVRAKDTPNFIANRVGIFSILAVITEAAKFGLRFDEVDDLTGARLGRAKSATFRTADVVGLDTMAHVIKTMQDTLPDDPFFPVYETPAVLAELVKKGALGQKTGGGFYRKEGKAIKVLDPNSGAYVDGGAKADEIIGRILKRPAAERLKLLRETQHPQAQFLWSIFRDVYHYIAVHLESIADNARDVDLAIRWGFGWNEGPFEGWQMAGWKQVAEWVQEDIAAGKALANVPLPQWVLEGAVAEKGGVHTAEGSWSPATKSFVPRSSLDVYRKQVFRAPLVGETGADPKTYGKTLFETDAVRAWVDDRAGENDVLIVSFKSKMNTIGPAVIDGLTQAIELAEKDYKGLVVWQPTSLKLGTPGGPFSAGANLEEAMPAFMMGGAKGIEPFVKKFQQGMLRVKYANVPVISAISGIALGGGCELALHSAKRVAHIESYLGLVEVGVGLVPAGGGLKEAALRAAEAATQVGATNDLLKFVQKSFENAAMAKVSASALDARAMGYLKPSDTIVFNVFELLDVAKKEARALAAAGYRAPLRATQVPVAGRSAISTIKASLVNMRDGRFISEHDFLIASRIAEAVCGGDVEAGSLVDEEWLLQLERRAFVELLGTQKTQERIMGMLQTGKPVRN, encoded by the coding sequence GTGAGCAATCTGATCATTCGCAAGGTAGCCGTGCTCGGCGCCGGCGTGATGGGCGCGCAGATCGCCGCGCACCTGATCAACGCCAAGGTGCCCGTGCTGCTGTTCGACCTGCCCGCCAAGGAAGGCCCGAAAAACGGGATCGCGCTGAAGGCGATCGAGAACCTGAAGAAGCTGTCGCCGGCGCCGTTCGGCGTGAAGGAAGACGCGCAATACATCCAGCCCGCTAATTACGACGACGACATCGCGAAGCTCGCCGAATGCGACGTCGTGATCGAAGCGATCGCCGAGCGGATGGACTGGAAGCATGACCTCTACAAGAAGGTCGCGCCGCACATCGGCCCGAACGCGATCTTCGCGACCAACACGTCGGGTCTGTCGATCACCGCACTGTCCGAAGGTTTCGCCGATGACCTGAAGGCGCGCTTCTGCGGCGTGCACTTCTTCAATCCGCCGCGCTACATGCATCTGGTCGAACTGATCCCGACCGCGACGACGCGCCCCGAAATTCTCGACCAGCTCGAAACGTTCCTGACCAGCGTGGTCGGCAAGGGCGTCGTGCGCGCGAAAGACACGCCGAACTTCATCGCGAACCGCGTCGGTATTTTCTCGATCCTCGCGGTCATCACCGAAGCCGCGAAGTTCGGCCTGCGTTTCGACGAAGTGGACGACCTGACCGGCGCGCGTCTCGGCCGCGCGAAGTCGGCGACGTTCCGCACCGCCGACGTGGTCGGTCTCGACACGATGGCGCACGTGATCAAGACGATGCAGGACACGCTGCCGGACGATCCGTTCTTCCCGGTCTACGAAACGCCGGCCGTGCTCGCCGAACTGGTGAAGAAGGGCGCACTCGGCCAGAAGACGGGCGGCGGCTTCTACCGGAAGGAAGGCAAGGCGATCAAGGTGCTCGACCCGAACTCGGGCGCGTATGTCGACGGCGGCGCGAAGGCGGACGAAATCATTGGCCGCATTCTCAAGCGCCCGGCCGCCGAGCGTCTGAAGCTGCTGCGCGAAACGCAACATCCGCAGGCCCAGTTCCTGTGGTCGATCTTCCGCGACGTCTATCACTACATCGCCGTGCATCTGGAGTCGATTGCCGATAACGCGCGCGACGTCGATCTCGCGATCCGCTGGGGCTTCGGCTGGAACGAAGGCCCGTTCGAAGGCTGGCAGATGGCTGGCTGGAAGCAGGTCGCCGAGTGGGTGCAGGAAGACATCGCGGCGGGCAAGGCGCTCGCCAACGTGCCGCTGCCGCAGTGGGTGCTCGAAGGCGCGGTCGCCGAGAAGGGCGGCGTGCACACGGCTGAAGGTTCGTGGTCGCCGGCCACGAAGTCCTTCGTGCCGCGCTCGTCGCTCGACGTGTACCGCAAGCAGGTGTTCCGCGCGCCGCTCGTCGGCGAAACCGGTGCCGATCCGAAGACCTATGGCAAGACGCTGTTCGAGACCGATGCGGTGCGCGCGTGGGTCGACGATCGCGCGGGCGAGAACGATGTGTTGATCGTGTCGTTCAAGAGCAAGATGAACACGATCGGACCGGCGGTGATCGACGGTCTGACGCAGGCGATCGAACTGGCCGAAAAGGACTACAAGGGCCTCGTGGTGTGGCAGCCGACGTCGCTGAAGCTCGGCACGCCGGGCGGTCCGTTCTCGGCGGGCGCGAACCTCGAGGAGGCGATGCCCGCCTTCATGATGGGCGGCGCGAAGGGCATCGAGCCGTTCGTGAAGAAATTCCAGCAGGGCATGCTGCGCGTGAAGTACGCGAATGTGCCGGTGATCTCGGCGATCTCGGGCATCGCGCTCGGCGGTGGCTGCGAACTCGCGCTGCATAGCGCGAAGCGCGTCGCGCACATCGAAAGCTATCTGGGTCTCGTCGAAGTCGGCGTGGGTCTCGTGCCGGCGGGCGGCGGCCTGAAGGAAGCGGCACTGCGCGCGGCCGAAGCGGCCACCCAGGTCGGCGCGACGAACGATCTGCTGAAGTTCGTGCAGAAGTCGTTCGAGAACGCGGCGATGGCGAAGGTGTCGGCCTCCGCGCTCGACGCCCGCGCGATGGGCTACCTGAAGCCGTCCGACACGATCGTCTTCAACGTGTTCGAACTGCTCGACGTCGCGAAGAAGGAAGCGCGCGCGCTCGCCGCTGCGGGCTATCGTGCGCCGCTGCGCGCGACGCAGGTGCCGGTCGCGGGCCGCTCGGCGATCTCGACGATCAAGGCGTCGCTCGTCAACATGCGCGACGGCCGCTTCATCAGCGAGCATGATTTCCTGATCGCGAGCCGCATCGCCGAAGCGGTGTGTGGCGGCGACGTGGAAGCGGGCAGCCTCGTCGACGAAGAATGGCTGCTGCAACTCGAGCGTCGTGCGTTCGTCGAACTGCTCGGCACGCAGAAGACGCAGGAACGGATCATGGGCATGCTGCAGACCGGCAAGCCGGTGCGCAACTAA
- the nudB gene encoding dihydroneopterin triphosphate diphosphatase: protein MPKPPKIPQSVLVIIHTPALDVLLIERADHAGFWQSVTGSKDQLDEPLADTAVREVGEETGITIGGAQVPRSALFDWQYSIDYEIYPEFRYRYEAGVLYNTEHWFSLQVSERIDVTLAPREHTAYIWLPYEEAASRCFSASNADAILQLPRRLAARPVDTQAGPQAGERGQ, encoded by the coding sequence ATGCCGAAACCGCCGAAAATTCCGCAGTCCGTCCTCGTCATCATTCATACGCCCGCGCTCGACGTGCTGCTCATCGAGCGCGCCGATCATGCGGGGTTCTGGCAGTCGGTGACGGGTTCGAAGGACCAGCTCGACGAACCGCTCGCCGACACGGCGGTGCGCGAAGTCGGCGAGGAAACCGGCATCACGATCGGCGGCGCGCAGGTGCCGCGTAGCGCATTGTTCGACTGGCAGTACTCGATCGACTACGAGATCTACCCGGAATTTCGCTACCGCTACGAAGCGGGCGTGCTCTACAACACCGAGCACTGGTTCAGCCTGCAGGTCTCCGAGCGCATCGACGTGACGCTCGCGCCGCGCGAACACACCGCTTATATATGGCTACCGTATGAAGAGGCGGCATCGCGCTGCTTTTCGGCGTCGAATGCCGATGCGATCCTGCAGTTGCCGCGCCGGCTCGCCGCACGCCCGGTCGACACGCAAGCCGGCCCGCAGGCCGGGGAGCGTGGCCAGTGA
- a CDS encoding TetR/AcrR family transcriptional regulator has protein sequence MRKGEQTRAAILDAALDLAGRDGLEGLTIGLLAERMQMSKSGVFAHFGSREDLQLEVVREYHRRFEDEVFFPSLREPRGLPRLRAMISRWIEKRIQEVTTGCIYISGAVEYDDRADSQVREQLVSSVTMWRAALTRAISQAMEEGHLRADTDPQLMLFELYSVTLGLHHDARFLHLPDAVSLTWAALEKLINSYQSESR, from the coding sequence ATGCGAAAAGGCGAACAAACCCGAGCCGCGATTCTTGACGCAGCACTCGATCTGGCAGGCCGAGACGGACTGGAAGGTCTGACCATTGGCCTGCTGGCCGAGCGCATGCAGATGAGCAAGAGTGGTGTGTTCGCGCATTTCGGGTCGCGCGAGGACCTGCAGCTCGAGGTCGTGCGCGAGTATCACCGCCGTTTCGAGGACGAGGTGTTCTTCCCGAGCTTGCGCGAGCCGCGCGGTCTGCCGCGCTTGCGCGCGATGATTTCCCGCTGGATCGAGAAGCGCATCCAGGAAGTCACGACCGGATGTATCTACATCAGCGGCGCCGTGGAATACGACGATCGCGCGGACAGCCAGGTGCGCGAGCAGCTGGTGTCGAGCGTGACGATGTGGCGTGCGGCGCTCACGCGCGCGATTTCGCAAGCGATGGAAGAAGGGCATCTGCGAGCCGATACCGATCCGCAGCTGATGCTGTTCGAACTGTATAGCGTCACGCTCGGCCTGCATCACGACGCGCGCTTCCTGCATCTGCCGGATGCGGTGAGTCTCACGTGGGCCGCACTGGAAAAACTGATTAATTCGTATCAAAGCGAAAGCCGTTAG
- the clsB gene encoding cardiolipin synthase ClsB, which produces MSAGGSGRFARLRQALLGRRYWQRYRFTSHNEVELLRSGDDLFDALIGRIDAAEHDVALETYIFSDDEAGQAVSEALLRAAARGVRVRVITDGIGTARLKMFEQWPAGGIEHRIYNPHLFGRFGFSRTHRKLAVIDDQIAYCGGINIVDDYENNGEKLPYRRWDFAVELRGPVVADVRYAIDVQWRRIRVGHRPLESMKPDLSPDDANSLGSLRRRRRRRNEALWAGGEPCVAFVARDNLINRRAIEKAYLAAIGQARHEILLANPYFMPGRKLRRALVFAARRGVVVKLIIGRKEFRALDYAVPFLYNALLRAGVQIAEYEKTLLHGKVAVVDSNWGTVGSSNLDALSLMLNNEANVVLVNDPAIARLRDAILGAFADARPIDEAHYESRPARVRALSWIAYTSYRVAMKLLTVGGYD; this is translated from the coding sequence GTGAGTGCAGGCGGCTCAGGCCGTTTCGCCCGACTGCGGCAAGCGTTGCTCGGCCGCCGCTACTGGCAGCGCTACCGCTTCACCAGTCACAACGAGGTCGAGCTGCTGCGCTCCGGCGACGATTTATTCGACGCGCTGATCGGGCGTATCGACGCAGCCGAGCACGATGTCGCGCTCGAAACCTACATCTTCTCCGACGACGAAGCCGGCCAGGCGGTCAGCGAGGCGTTGCTGCGCGCGGCCGCGCGCGGTGTCAGGGTGCGCGTGATCACCGACGGCATCGGCACCGCGCGCCTGAAGATGTTCGAGCAATGGCCGGCTGGCGGCATCGAGCATCGGATCTACAACCCGCATCTGTTCGGCCGCTTCGGCTTTTCGCGCACGCACCGCAAGCTCGCCGTGATCGACGATCAGATCGCATATTGCGGTGGCATCAATATCGTCGACGATTACGAGAACAACGGCGAGAAGCTGCCGTACCGCCGCTGGGACTTCGCGGTCGAGTTGCGCGGGCCGGTGGTCGCGGACGTTCGCTATGCGATTGATGTGCAGTGGCGACGGATTCGTGTCGGCCATCGGCCGCTCGAATCGATGAAGCCCGACCTGTCGCCGGACGACGCCAACTCGCTCGGCAGTCTGCGGCGGCGCCGGCGGCGCCGCAACGAGGCGCTGTGGGCGGGCGGCGAGCCGTGCGTCGCGTTCGTCGCGCGCGACAACCTGATCAACCGCCGCGCGATCGAAAAGGCCTACCTGGCCGCGATCGGCCAGGCGCGCCACGAAATCCTGCTTGCCAATCCGTACTTCATGCCGGGGCGCAAGCTGCGGCGCGCGCTGGTGTTCGCGGCGCGGCGCGGGGTGGTCGTGAAGCTGATCATCGGGCGCAAGGAGTTCAGGGCGCTCGATTACGCGGTGCCGTTCCTGTACAACGCACTGCTGCGCGCGGGCGTGCAGATCGCCGAATACGAGAAGACGCTGCTGCACGGCAAGGTCGCGGTGGTCGATTCGAACTGGGGCACGGTCGGCTCATCGAATCTCGATGCGCTCAGCCTGATGCTCAACAACGAAGCGAACGTGGTGCTCGTGAACGATCCCGCGATTGCCAGACTGCGCGACGCGATTCTCGGCGCGTTCGCCGACGCGCGTCCGATCGATGAAGCGCACTACGAATCGCGACCGGCACGGGTGCGCGCGCTGAGCTGGATCGCGTACACGAGCTACCGCGTCGCGATGAAGCTGCTGACGGTGGGCGGCTACGACTAG
- a CDS encoding acyl-CoA dehydrogenase C-terminal domain-containing protein translates to MGQYAAPLRDMQFVLHELLNVEAELREMPKHADLDADTINAVLEEAGKFCSEVLFPLNQSGDQEGCTYAGDGVVTTPKGFKEAYQQYVEAGWPALGCDPEYGGQGLPAFVNNALYEMLNSANQAWTMYPGLSHGAYECLHAHGTPELQQRYLPKLVAGIWTGTMCLTEPHCGTDLGILRTKAEPNGDGSYSISGTKIFISSGEHDMAENIIHLVLARLPDAPKGTKGISLFIVPKFVPNEAGEPGERNGVKCGSIEHKMGIHGNATCVINLDNAKGWMVGEPNKGLNAMFVMMNAARLGVGMQSLGLTEVAYQNSLTYAKERLQMRSLTGPKAPEKAADPIIVHPDVRRMLLTQKAYAEAGRAFSYWSALQIDKELSHADEAERKEAADLVALLTPILKAFLSDNAFEGTNHAMQIYGGHGFIAEWGMEQYVRDARINMIYEGTNGIQSLDLLGRKVLGDMGAKMKKFGKLVAGFIEAEGIKPEMQEFVNPLADIGEKVQKLTMEIGMKAMQNPDEVGAAAVPYLRTVGHLVFSYFWARMARIALDKEASGDPFYKAKLATARFYFAKLLPETAMTIRQARAGSKPMMDVEEALF, encoded by the coding sequence ATGGGACAGTACGCCGCGCCGCTGCGCGACATGCAATTCGTGTTGCACGAACTGCTCAACGTCGAGGCTGAACTTCGGGAAATGCCGAAGCACGCCGATCTCGACGCCGACACGATCAACGCGGTGCTCGAAGAAGCCGGCAAGTTCTGCTCCGAAGTGCTGTTCCCGCTCAACCAAAGCGGCGACCAGGAAGGCTGCACGTATGCCGGCGACGGCGTCGTGACCACGCCGAAGGGCTTCAAGGAAGCCTATCAGCAATATGTCGAAGCCGGCTGGCCGGCGCTTGGCTGCGACCCGGAATACGGCGGCCAGGGGCTGCCCGCGTTCGTCAACAACGCACTCTACGAAATGCTGAACTCGGCGAATCAGGCGTGGACGATGTATCCGGGCCTGTCGCACGGCGCGTACGAATGCCTGCACGCGCACGGCACGCCGGAGCTGCAGCAGCGCTATCTGCCGAAACTCGTCGCGGGTATCTGGACCGGCACGATGTGCCTGACCGAGCCGCATTGCGGCACCGACCTCGGCATTCTGCGCACCAAGGCCGAACCGAACGGCGACGGCTCGTACTCGATCAGCGGCACGAAGATCTTCATCTCGAGCGGCGAGCACGATATGGCGGAGAACATCATTCACCTGGTGCTCGCGCGTCTGCCGGATGCGCCGAAGGGCACCAAGGGCATTTCGCTGTTCATCGTGCCGAAGTTCGTCCCGAACGAAGCGGGCGAGCCCGGCGAGCGCAACGGCGTCAAGTGCGGCTCGATCGAGCACAAGATGGGCATTCACGGCAACGCGACCTGCGTGATCAATCTCGACAACGCGAAGGGCTGGATGGTCGGCGAGCCGAACAAAGGCCTGAACGCGATGTTCGTGATGATGAACGCCGCGCGTCTCGGCGTCGGCATGCAGAGCCTCGGCCTCACCGAAGTCGCGTATCAGAACTCGCTCACGTACGCGAAAGAGCGTCTGCAGATGCGTTCGCTGACCGGCCCGAAGGCGCCGGAGAAGGCGGCCGATCCGATCATCGTGCATCCGGACGTGCGTCGCATGCTGCTCACCCAAAAGGCCTACGCCGAAGCCGGCCGCGCGTTCTCCTACTGGTCGGCGCTCCAGATCGACAAGGAGCTGTCGCACGCGGACGAAGCCGAGCGCAAGGAAGCCGCCGACCTCGTCGCGCTGCTCACGCCGATCCTGAAGGCGTTCCTGTCGGACAACGCGTTCGAGGGCACCAATCACGCGATGCAGATCTACGGCGGCCACGGCTTCATCGCCGAATGGGGCATGGAGCAGTACGTGCGCGACGCACGCATCAACATGATTTACGAAGGCACCAATGGCATCCAGTCGCTCGACCTGCTCGGCCGTAAAGTGCTCGGCGACATGGGCGCGAAGATGAAGAAGTTCGGCAAGCTCGTCGCCGGGTTCATCGAAGCTGAAGGCATCAAGCCGGAAATGCAGGAGTTCGTGAACCCGCTGGCCGACATCGGCGAAAAGGTGCAGAAGCTGACGATGGAAATCGGCATGAAGGCGATGCAGAACCCGGACGAAGTCGGCGCCGCGGCCGTGCCGTATCTGCGTACGGTCGGCCATCTGGTGTTCTCGTACTTCTGGGCGCGCATGGCGCGCATCGCGCTGGACAAAGAGGCATCGGGCGATCCGTTCTACAAGGCGAAGCTTGCGACCGCGCGTTTCTACTTCGCCAAGCTGCTGCCCGAAACGGCCATGACGATCCGCCAGGCGCGCGCGGGTTCGAAGCCGATGATGGACGTCGAAGAAGCGTTGTTCTGA
- a CDS encoding acetyl-CoA C-acyltransferase, with protein MAKQLQDAYIVAASRTPIGKAPRGVFRNTRPDELLVHAIKSAVAQVPGLDTSVIEDAIVGCAIPEAEQGLNVARIGALLAGLPNTVGGVTVNRFCASGLTALAMAADRIRVGEADAMIAGGCESMSMVPMMGNKPSLSPHIFDRNEDVGIAYGMGLTAEKVAERWKISREAQDAFSVESHRRAIAAQQAGEFNDEIAAYTVTDRVPDLATGEISVKTREVSLDEGPRAETSMEGLAKLRAVFANKGSVTAGNSSQTSDGAGALIVVSEKILKQFNLTPLARFVSFAVRGVPPEIMGIGPKEAIPAALKAAGLTQDDLDWIELNEAFAAQSLAVIQDLGLDTSKINPLGGAIALGHPLGATGAIRAATVVHGLRRRNYKYGMVTMCVGTGMGAAGIIERL; from the coding sequence ATGGCAAAGCAATTGCAGGACGCATATATCGTCGCCGCGAGCCGTACGCCGATCGGCAAGGCGCCGCGCGGCGTGTTCAGGAACACGCGCCCGGATGAGCTGCTGGTTCACGCGATCAAGTCGGCCGTCGCTCAGGTGCCCGGCCTCGACACCAGCGTGATCGAAGACGCGATCGTCGGTTGCGCGATTCCGGAAGCGGAGCAGGGCCTGAACGTCGCGCGGATCGGCGCGCTGCTCGCCGGTCTGCCGAACACGGTCGGCGGCGTCACGGTGAACCGCTTCTGCGCGTCGGGGCTGACCGCGCTCGCGATGGCCGCGGACCGCATCCGCGTCGGCGAGGCGGATGCGATGATCGCGGGCGGCTGCGAATCGATGAGCATGGTGCCGATGATGGGCAACAAGCCGTCGCTGTCGCCGCATATCTTCGATCGCAACGAAGACGTCGGCATCGCGTACGGCATGGGCCTGACCGCGGAGAAGGTCGCCGAGCGCTGGAAGATCAGCCGCGAAGCGCAGGACGCGTTCTCGGTCGAATCGCACCGTCGCGCGATCGCCGCGCAGCAGGCCGGCGAATTCAACGACGAAATCGCCGCGTACACGGTGACCGACCGCGTGCCCGATCTCGCCACCGGCGAAATCAGCGTGAAGACGCGCGAGGTGTCGCTCGACGAAGGTCCGCGCGCGGAGACGTCGATGGAAGGGCTCGCGAAGCTGCGCGCGGTGTTCGCGAACAAAGGCTCGGTCACGGCCGGCAACAGCTCGCAGACCTCGGACGGCGCTGGCGCGCTGATCGTCGTATCGGAAAAGATCCTCAAGCAGTTCAACCTGACGCCGCTCGCGCGCTTCGTCAGCTTCGCGGTGCGCGGCGTGCCGCCGGAAATCATGGGCATCGGCCCGAAGGAAGCGATTCCGGCCGCGCTGAAGGCCGCGGGTCTCACGCAGGATGACCTCGACTGGATCGAGCTGAACGAGGCGTTCGCCGCGCAGTCACTCGCGGTGATTCAGGACCTCGGTCTCGATACGTCGAAGATCAACCCGCTCGGCGGCGCAATCGCGCTGGGCCATCCGCTCGGCGCGACGGGCGCGATCCGTGCGGCGACGGTGGTGCACGGCTTGCGTCGCCGCAACTATAAGTACGGCATGGTGACGATGTGCGTCGGTACCGGCATGGGCGCAGCAGGCATTATCGAGCGCCTGTGA
- the aspS gene encoding aspartate--tRNA ligase codes for MSMRSEYCGLVTEELLGQSVSLCGWVSRRRDHGGVIFIDLRDREGLVQVVCDPDRADMFKVAEGVRNEFCVQVKGVVRGRPEGTTNASLKSGKIEVLCHELIVLNASVTPPFQLDDDNLSETTRLTHRVLDLRRPQMQHNLRLRYRVAIEVRKYLDEQGFIDIETPMLTKSTPEGARDYLVPSRTNPGQFFALPQSPQLFKQLLMVANFDRYYQITKCFRDEDLRADRQPEFTQIDCETSFLSEQEIRDLFEAMIRHVFKTTIGVELAEKFPVMEYAEAMRRFGSDKPDLRVKLEFTELTDAMRDVDFKVFSTPANTKDGRVAALRVPKGGELSRGDIDSYTEFVRIYGAKGLAWIKVNEAAKGRDGLQSPIVKNLHDEALKAIIERTGAQDGDIIFFAADRAKVVNDSLGALRLKIGHSEFGKANGLVETGWKPLWVVDFPMFEYDEEDNRYVAAHHPFTSPKDEHLEYLETDPARCLAKAYDMVLNGWEIGGGSVRIYREEVQSKVFRALKINAEEAQAKFGFLLDALQYGAPPHGGIAFGLDRIVTMMAGADSIRDVIAFPKTQRAQDLLTQAPSEVDERQLRELHIRLRTPEPKV; via the coding sequence ATGTCGATGAGATCTGAATACTGCGGTCTGGTGACCGAAGAACTGCTGGGCCAATCTGTCTCGCTGTGCGGCTGGGTAAGCCGCCGCCGCGACCATGGCGGCGTCATCTTCATCGACCTGCGTGATCGCGAAGGGCTCGTTCAGGTCGTCTGCGATCCGGATCGTGCGGACATGTTCAAGGTCGCCGAAGGCGTGCGCAACGAGTTCTGCGTGCAGGTCAAGGGCGTCGTGCGCGGTCGCCCGGAAGGCACGACCAACGCCTCGCTGAAGAGCGGCAAGATCGAAGTGCTGTGCCACGAGCTGATCGTGCTGAACGCGTCGGTCACGCCGCCGTTCCAGCTCGATGACGACAACCTGTCGGAAACCACGCGCCTCACGCATCGCGTGCTCGACCTGCGCCGTCCGCAGATGCAGCACAACCTGCGCCTGCGCTACCGCGTGGCGATCGAAGTGCGCAAGTACCTCGACGAGCAGGGCTTCATCGACATCGAAACGCCGATGCTCACGAAGAGCACGCCGGAAGGCGCGCGCGACTACCTCGTGCCGTCGCGCACGAACCCGGGCCAGTTCTTCGCGCTCCCGCAGTCGCCGCAGTTGTTCAAGCAGCTGCTGATGGTCGCGAACTTCGACCGTTACTACCAGATCACCAAGTGCTTCCGCGACGAAGACCTGCGCGCCGACCGTCAGCCGGAATTCACGCAGATCGACTGCGAAACCTCGTTCCTGTCGGAACAGGAAATCCGCGATCTGTTCGAGGCGATGATCCGTCACGTGTTCAAAACGACGATCGGCGTCGAGCTCGCTGAGAAATTCCCGGTCATGGAATACGCGGAAGCGATGCGTCGCTTCGGTTCGGACAAGCCGGACCTGCGCGTGAAGCTCGAATTCACCGAGCTCACCGACGCGATGCGCGACGTCGACTTCAAGGTGTTCAGCACACCGGCCAACACGAAAGACGGCCGCGTTGCGGCGCTGCGCGTGCCGAAGGGTGGCGAGCTGTCGCGTGGCGACATCGACAGCTACACGGAATTCGTGCGCATCTATGGCGCAAAGGGTCTCGCGTGGATCAAGGTCAACGAGGCGGCGAAGGGCCGTGACGGTCTGCAAAGCCCGATCGTCAAGAACCTGCACGACGAAGCGCTGAAGGCGATCATCGAGCGCACCGGCGCGCAAGACGGCGACATCATCTTCTTCGCGGCGGATCGCGCGAAGGTCGTCAACGACAGCCTCGGCGCGCTGCGTCTGAAAATCGGTCATTCGGAATTCGGCAAGGCCAACGGTCTCGTCGAGACGGGCTGGAAGCCGCTGTGGGTTGTCGACTTCCCGATGTTCGAATACGACGAGGAAGACAACCGCTACGTCGCCGCGCATCACCCGTTCACGAGCCCGAAGGACGAGCACCTCGAGTACCTCGAAACGGACCCGGCGCGCTGCCTCGCGAAGGCCTACGACATGGTGCTGAACGGCTGGGAAATCGGCGGCGGCTCGGTGCGTATCTATCGTGAGGAAGTGCAGAGCAAGGTGTTCCGCGCGCTGAAGATCAACGCGGAAGAAGCGCAGGCCAAGTTCGGCTTCCTGCTCGACGCGCTGCAATACGGCGCGCCGCCGCACGGCGGTATCGCGTTCGGTCTGGACCGCATCGTCACGATGATGGCCGGCGCCGACTCGATCCGCGACGTGATCGCGTTCCCGAAGACGCAACGCGCGCAAGATCTCCTCACGCAGGCGCCGAGCGAAGTCGACGAGCGTCAGCTGCGCGAGCTGCACATCCGTCTGCGTACGCCGGAACCGAAGGTGTAA
- a CDS encoding enoyl-CoA hydratase translates to MTTDILVERADAVLTITFNRPGRKNAITPAMYQAMTNALVDAQGDTSVRAILIRGSAGIFSAGNDLEDFMKSPPVGEAPPVIQFLRTICAAEKPIVAAVAGPAIGVGTTMLLHCDLVYAADTASFSLPFTQLGLCPEAASSLLLQRVAGYQAAAEKLLLGEAFDAAEAHRMGFVNRVLPAGEVDAFAASQAAKLAALPASSLRVAKSLMKRASQQELQTQITEEAVHFGKMLLAPEAREAFKAFFEKRKPDFRQFD, encoded by the coding sequence ATGACAACGGATATTCTGGTCGAGCGCGCCGACGCGGTGCTGACCATCACCTTCAACCGGCCCGGCAGGAAAAACGCGATCACGCCCGCGATGTATCAGGCCATGACCAACGCACTAGTCGACGCACAGGGCGACACGTCGGTGCGCGCGATCCTGATTCGCGGCAGCGCGGGTATTTTCAGTGCGGGCAACGATCTCGAAGACTTCATGAAGTCACCGCCGGTCGGCGAAGCCCCGCCGGTGATCCAGTTCCTGCGCACGATCTGCGCGGCGGAAAAACCGATCGTGGCGGCCGTGGCAGGGCCGGCGATTGGCGTCGGCACGACCATGCTGCTGCATTGCGATCTGGTCTACGCGGCCGATACCGCGAGCTTTTCGCTACCGTTCACGCAACTCGGGCTGTGTCCGGAGGCGGCGTCGAGCCTGCTGCTGCAGCGCGTGGCCGGCTATCAGGCGGCGGCCGAAAAGCTGCTGCTCGGCGAGGCGTTCGACGCGGCGGAAGCGCATCGTATGGGCTTCGTGAATCGCGTGCTTCCGGCGGGCGAAGTCGACGCGTTTGCGGCGTCGCAGGCTGCGAAGCTGGCGGCGTTGCCGGCATCGTCGTTGCGCGTGGCGAAGAGCCTGATGAAGCGTGCAAGCCAGCAGGAACTACAGACTCAGATCACCGAGGAAGCGGTGCACTTCGGCAAGATGCTGCTCGCGCCCGAAGCGCGCGAGGCGTTCAAGGCGTTCTTCGAGAAGCGCAAGCCGGATTTTCGGCAGTTCGACTAA